A window of the Brassica oleracea var. oleracea cultivar TO1000 chromosome C1, BOL, whole genome shotgun sequence genome harbors these coding sequences:
- the LOC106312327 gene encoding auxin response factor 1 isoform X1 — protein MAASNHPSGKPGGALSDALCRELWHACAGPLITLPREGERVYYFPEGHMEQLEASMHQGLEQQMPSFNLPSKILCKVINIQRKAEPETDEVYAQITLLPEADQSEPMSPDAPVQEPEKCTVHSFCKTLTASDTSTHGGFSVLRRHADDCLPPLDMSQQPPWQELVATDLHNNEWHFRHIFRGQPRRHLLTTGWSVFVSSKKLVAGDAFIFLRGENEELRVGVRRHMRQQTNIPSSVISSHSMHIGVLATAAHAITTGTIFSVFYKPRTSRSEFIVSVNRYLEAKNQKLAVGMRFKMRFEGEEAPEKRFSGTIVGVQENKSSVWHDSEWRSLKVQWDEPSSVFRPERVSPWELEPLVANNTLSAHLPPQRNKRPRPPGLLSPTTAPSTPVTADGVWKSPADNPSSVPLFSPPAKTAALGLGGNKSFGVSIGSAFWPTHADGAAESFASALNNESPTEKKQTNGNVCRLFGFELVENMNVDECFSAASVSGAVAVDQPVPSNEFDSGQQSESLNINQANLPSGSGDHEKSSLRSPQESQSRQIRSCTKVHMQGSAVGRAVDLTRSECYEDLFKKLEEMFDIKGELLESTKKWQVVYTDDEDDMMMVGDDPWNEFCGMVRKIFIYTPEEVKKLSPKNKLTVNVRMQPKTDADENGNTEGRSSSMAGSR, from the exons ATGGCAGCTAGCAATCATCCATCTGGAAAACCTGGAG GGGCTTTAAGTGATGCTTTATGTAGGGAGCTGTGGCATGCTTGTGCCGGACCTCTTATAACTCTACCTCGTGAAGGGGAAAGAGTTTATTATTTCCCTGAAGGTCACATGGAGCAG CTTGAGGCATCAATGCATCAAGGTCTGGAACAGCAGATGCCTTCCTTTAATCTCCCATCTAAGATTCTCTGTAAAGTGATCAATATCCAGCGAAAG GCGGAGCCCGAGACTGACGAAGTATATGCGCAAATAACCTTATTGCCAGAAGCGGAT CAAAGTGAACCTATGAGCCCGGACGCCCCTGTTCAAGAACCTGAAAAGTGCACAGTACATTCATTTTGCAAGACACTAACTGCTTCGGACACAAGCACACATGGTGGATTTTCTGTGCTACGGAGACACGCAGATGATTGTCTTCCACCCTTG GACATGTCCCAACAACCACCATGGCAAGAACTGGTTGCAACTGATTTGCACAATAATGAATGGCATTTTAGGCACATTTTCCGAG GCCAACCAAGGCGCCATTTGCTAACAACTGGGTGGAGTGTTTTTGTTAGCTCGAAGAAACTGGTTGCTGGTGATGCTTTCATATTCTTAAG GGGTGAGAATGAAGAGCTCCGAGTTGGTGTTAGGCGGCACATGAGACAACAGACTAATATCCCCTCCTCTGTCATTTCAAGTCATAGCATGCATATTGGGGTCCTTGCGACTGCCGCTCATGCCATTACAACAGGAACAATCTTTTCCGTCTTCTACAAGCCAAG AACTAGTAGGTCAGAGTTTATTGTGAGCGTCAATAGGTATCTCGAAGCCAAGAACCAGAAGCTGGCTGTAGGCATGCGTTTCAAGATGAGATTCGAGGGTGAAGAAGCTCCCGAGAAAAG GTTCAGTGGCACAATAGTTGGTGTTCAGGAAAACAAATCTTCGGTCTGGCATGATTCTGAATGGAGATCGCTGAAG GTTCAATGGGACGAGCCTTCATCAGTGTTTCGTCCTGAAAGAGTTTCACCATGGGAACTTGAGCCCCTAGTTGCAAATAATACGCTTTCTGCACATCTTCCTCCACAAAGGAACAAACGACCGAGACCTCCGGGTTTGCTCTCACCAACCACCGCTCCATCTACTCCTG TTACTGCAGATGGTGTGTGGAAATCCCCGGCAGACAATCCTTCCTCGGTACCGTTATTCTCTCCTCCTGCCAAGACCGCCGCCTTGGGTCTTGGTGGGAACAAATCATTTGGAGTATCCATTGGATCAGCCTTCTGGCCCACTCATGCAGATGGTGCAGCTGAATCCTTTGCTTCAGCGCTTAACAACGAGTCTCCTACTGAAAAGAAGCAAACTAATGGAAATGTCTGCAGGCTTTTTGGGTTTGAGCTGGTTGAAAATATGAATGTGGACGAATGTTTCTCTGCTGCTTCTGTGTCCGGTGCTGTGGCTGTTGATCAACCTGTCCCATCCAATGAGTTTGACTCTGGTCAGCAATCTGAGTCGTTAAATATCAACCAAGCTAATCTTCCTTCGGGTAGTGGCGATCATGAGAAATCCTCTCTGAGGTCTCCTCAAGAATCGCAAAGTAGGCAGATACGTAGCTGCACAAAG GTACACATGCAAGGTAGTGCAGTAGGCAGAGCTGTTGACTTGACAAGGTCAGAGTGTTACGAGGATCTGTTCAAGAAGCTGGAAGAGATGTTCGACATCAAGGGTGAACTTTTAGAATCTACCAAAAAATGGCAAGTTGTTTACACCGATGATGAAGATGACATGATGATGGTTGGTGACGATCCATGGAA TGAGTTCTGTGGAATGGTGAGAAAGATATTTATCTACACACCCGAAGAAGTGAAGAAACTTTCACCCAAGAACAAACTCACAGTCAATGTTAGGATGCAACCCAAAACTGATGCAGACGAAAATGGGAACACAGAGGGCAGGTCATCATCGATGGCTGGATCAAGATGA
- the LOC106312327 gene encoding auxin response factor 1 isoform X2, whose translation MAASNHPSGKPGGALSDALCRELWHACAGPLITLPREGERVYYFPEGHMEQLEASMHQGLEQQMPSFNLPSKILCKVINIQRKAEPETDEVYAQITLLPEADQSEPMSPDAPVQEPEKCTVHSFCKTLTASDTSTHGGFSVLRRHADDCLPPLDMSQQPPWQELVATDLHNNEWHFRHIFRGQPRRHLLTTGWSVFVSSKKLVAGDAFIFLRGENEELRVGVRRHMRQQTNIPSSVISSHSMHIGVLATAAHAITTGTIFSVFYKPRTSRSEFIVSVNRYLEAKNQKLAVGMRFKMRFEGEEAPEKRFSGTIVGVQENKSSVWHDSEWRSLKVQWDEPSSVFRPERVSPWELEPLVANNTLSAHLPPQRNKRPRPPGLLSPTTAPSTPDGVWKSPADNPSSVPLFSPPAKTAALGLGGNKSFGVSIGSAFWPTHADGAAESFASALNNESPTEKKQTNGNVCRLFGFELVENMNVDECFSAASVSGAVAVDQPVPSNEFDSGQQSESLNINQANLPSGSGDHEKSSLRSPQESQSRQIRSCTKVHMQGSAVGRAVDLTRSECYEDLFKKLEEMFDIKGELLESTKKWQVVYTDDEDDMMMVGDDPWNEFCGMVRKIFIYTPEEVKKLSPKNKLTVNVRMQPKTDADENGNTEGRSSSMAGSR comes from the exons ATGGCAGCTAGCAATCATCCATCTGGAAAACCTGGAG GGGCTTTAAGTGATGCTTTATGTAGGGAGCTGTGGCATGCTTGTGCCGGACCTCTTATAACTCTACCTCGTGAAGGGGAAAGAGTTTATTATTTCCCTGAAGGTCACATGGAGCAG CTTGAGGCATCAATGCATCAAGGTCTGGAACAGCAGATGCCTTCCTTTAATCTCCCATCTAAGATTCTCTGTAAAGTGATCAATATCCAGCGAAAG GCGGAGCCCGAGACTGACGAAGTATATGCGCAAATAACCTTATTGCCAGAAGCGGAT CAAAGTGAACCTATGAGCCCGGACGCCCCTGTTCAAGAACCTGAAAAGTGCACAGTACATTCATTTTGCAAGACACTAACTGCTTCGGACACAAGCACACATGGTGGATTTTCTGTGCTACGGAGACACGCAGATGATTGTCTTCCACCCTTG GACATGTCCCAACAACCACCATGGCAAGAACTGGTTGCAACTGATTTGCACAATAATGAATGGCATTTTAGGCACATTTTCCGAG GCCAACCAAGGCGCCATTTGCTAACAACTGGGTGGAGTGTTTTTGTTAGCTCGAAGAAACTGGTTGCTGGTGATGCTTTCATATTCTTAAG GGGTGAGAATGAAGAGCTCCGAGTTGGTGTTAGGCGGCACATGAGACAACAGACTAATATCCCCTCCTCTGTCATTTCAAGTCATAGCATGCATATTGGGGTCCTTGCGACTGCCGCTCATGCCATTACAACAGGAACAATCTTTTCCGTCTTCTACAAGCCAAG AACTAGTAGGTCAGAGTTTATTGTGAGCGTCAATAGGTATCTCGAAGCCAAGAACCAGAAGCTGGCTGTAGGCATGCGTTTCAAGATGAGATTCGAGGGTGAAGAAGCTCCCGAGAAAAG GTTCAGTGGCACAATAGTTGGTGTTCAGGAAAACAAATCTTCGGTCTGGCATGATTCTGAATGGAGATCGCTGAAG GTTCAATGGGACGAGCCTTCATCAGTGTTTCGTCCTGAAAGAGTTTCACCATGGGAACTTGAGCCCCTAGTTGCAAATAATACGCTTTCTGCACATCTTCCTCCACAAAGGAACAAACGACCGAGACCTCCGGGTTTGCTCTCACCAACCACCGCTCCATCTACTCCTG ATGGTGTGTGGAAATCCCCGGCAGACAATCCTTCCTCGGTACCGTTATTCTCTCCTCCTGCCAAGACCGCCGCCTTGGGTCTTGGTGGGAACAAATCATTTGGAGTATCCATTGGATCAGCCTTCTGGCCCACTCATGCAGATGGTGCAGCTGAATCCTTTGCTTCAGCGCTTAACAACGAGTCTCCTACTGAAAAGAAGCAAACTAATGGAAATGTCTGCAGGCTTTTTGGGTTTGAGCTGGTTGAAAATATGAATGTGGACGAATGTTTCTCTGCTGCTTCTGTGTCCGGTGCTGTGGCTGTTGATCAACCTGTCCCATCCAATGAGTTTGACTCTGGTCAGCAATCTGAGTCGTTAAATATCAACCAAGCTAATCTTCCTTCGGGTAGTGGCGATCATGAGAAATCCTCTCTGAGGTCTCCTCAAGAATCGCAAAGTAGGCAGATACGTAGCTGCACAAAG GTACACATGCAAGGTAGTGCAGTAGGCAGAGCTGTTGACTTGACAAGGTCAGAGTGTTACGAGGATCTGTTCAAGAAGCTGGAAGAGATGTTCGACATCAAGGGTGAACTTTTAGAATCTACCAAAAAATGGCAAGTTGTTTACACCGATGATGAAGATGACATGATGATGGTTGGTGACGATCCATGGAA TGAGTTCTGTGGAATGGTGAGAAAGATATTTATCTACACACCCGAAGAAGTGAAGAAACTTTCACCCAAGAACAAACTCACAGTCAATGTTAGGATGCAACCCAAAACTGATGCAGACGAAAATGGGAACACAGAGGGCAGGTCATCATCGATGGCTGGATCAAGATGA
- the LOC106336285 gene encoding uncharacterized protein LOC106336285 yields the protein MPNGARQILKTEIATGEVMEYPSTLAVHVHIFESEKTGELPDMVTFMEKTHKRKSDGLFVDKKAEHIARRCRALEEEKLTQMTQGEETCGDLQLTQAEKNAIYDSEVKVTKNGRRFGYGTMDIGEPSGPSYATQSPDYKALYLETQTKLVQVTNKCDELSSQVEDAQYWSTVMRNMFPDHVPPSQAARQAATANNTFEA from the exons ATGCCAAACGGAGCAAGACAAATTCTAAAAACCGAAATAGCGACAGGGGAGGTTATGGAATATCCAAGCACACTTGCGGTTCATGTCCATATATTCGAATCCGAGAAAACTGGTGAACTGCCGGATATGGTAACATTCATGGAAAAGACGCATAAGAGGAAATCCGATGGCCTTTTTGTAGACAAAAAGGCTGAGCATATTGCTCGCAGATGCAGAGCGCTTGAGGAAGAGAAACTCACACAAATGACCCAAGGCGAAGAAACTTGCGGCGATCTCCAACTCACTCAAGCCGAAAAAAATGCCATTTACGATTCT GAGGTTAAAGTAACAAAAAATGGTCGCCGTTTTGGGTATGGAACAATGGATATCGGTGAACCAAGTGGTCCAAGTTATGCAACTCAATCTCCGGATTACAAAGCATTGTATCTGGAGACACAAACAAAGCTCGTCCAAGTTACCAATAAGTGTGATGAGTTGTCTTCTCAAGTTGAAGATGCTCAGTATTGGAGTACTGTCATGCGAAACATGTTCCCTGATCATGTCCCACCCTCTCAAGCTGCAAGACAAGCTGCAACCGCTAATAACACCTTCGAAGCCTAA